A part of Bacillus rossius redtenbacheri isolate Brsri chromosome 1, Brsri_v3, whole genome shotgun sequence genomic DNA contains:
- the LOC134542644 gene encoding pro-resilin-like, protein MKVALITLACLVAAVSADVSYLPPARDSAAGGYPSGRPGYGAQADEENNGPAKYEFSYEVKDAPSGNDFGHKESRDGDVVNGAYYVALPDGRTQFVEYVADQAGYRPQVTYQGEAKYGPPAGGPSADTGVGGYRY, encoded by the exons ATGAAG GTCGCACTGATCACCCTCGCCTGTCTGGTGGCCGCCGTGAGCGCTGATGTCAGCTACCTGCCGCCGGCGAGGGACAGCGCTGCCGGAGGCTACCCCAGTGGTCGCCCGGGCTACGGGGCCCAGGCAGATGAAGAAAACAAT ggCCCGGCTAAGTACGAGTTCTCGTACGAGGTGAAGGACGCCCCTTCGGGCAACGACTTCGGCCACAAGGAGAGCCGCGACGGAGACGTCGTGAACGGCGCGTACTACGTCGCGCTGCCCGACGGCCGCACCCAGTTCGTCGAGTACGTGGCGGACCAGGCAGGGTACCGGCCCCAGGTCACGTACCAGGGCGAGGCCAAGTACGGGCCGCCCGCCGGCGGGCCATCAGCGGACACCGGGGTGGGCGGGTACAGATACTAG